The genomic DNA AAGTGCTTGCTGAGAACAAGGGTGCAGAAAAGTTTAAGAAGTCAAAAGCAGACGGAGTGTCGTTGATTGAACTGTTTTCTCCAGACCAAGTTCGGGAACATATTTCAAGTCTCAAGCAGTGGGCAGGGCAGAGTAAACCAAAGACAGGAGAACCTCAAGCCATGGAGCAATCAATGTCTGAATCTTCTTGCCAGTTATGTGGAGTGGAGAAGATTAATTTTGAGCCAGTACATATTTATTGCACGCCTTGTGGTGCTCGCAtcaaaagaaatgcaaagtacTACACTGCAGAAGCCGTTGATTCAAAACAACATATTTGCAATTCGTGCTATACTCAAACTCCCGGTGACAGTATTGTTGTTGATGGTACTCCTCATTCCAAGACAAGACTTGAGAAACAGAAAAATGATAAATTTATAGAGGAAGGATGGGTTGAGTGTGATAGTTGTCATAAATGGCAACATCAAATATGTGCATTGTTTAATAGCCGAAAGAATAAAGGTGGTCAAGCTTATTTCAGTTGTCCAAATTGCTATATTGATCAAGTTGAAAGAGGAGAGTTTACGCCTTTGAAACATAATGCAGTACTTGGAGCAAAAGATCTGCCAAGAACAAGTCTCAGCGATCACTTAGAGGAACGATTGTTTAAAAAATTAAAGCAGGAGAGGGTAAATAGAGCTAGGATTCTGGGGAAAACCTATGATGAGGTTCCTGGAGCAGATGTTCTTGTTGTCAGAGTTGTGTCATCAATGGACAAAAAGCTAGAAGTGAAGAAACGATTTTTTGAGACTTTTAAGGAAGTGAATTATCCGAATGAGTTTGCGTACAAGTCAAAGGTCGTGTTATTGTTTCAGAAGATTGAAGGAGTGGAGGTGTGCCTATTTGCCATGATGGTTcaggaatttggagcaaattgTCAACAGCCAAATAATCGACGGGTATATTTGTCGTATATGGACTCTGTAAAGTACTTTCAGCCAGAAATTAAAGCAGTTACTGGGGAGGATCTTCGCACATTTGTTTACCATGAGATACTGATCGGATACCTTGAACATTGTAAAAAACGTGGTTTTACGAGTTGCTACATATGGGCCTGTCCTCCAATCAAGGGTGATGATTATATATTCCATTGTCATCCAGAAATGCAAAAGACTCTGAAATCTGAAAAGCTTCGTGAGTGGTATATAACAATGTCGGAGAAAGCTGTTAAGGAAAATATTGTGGTTGAGGTAACTAATCTATACGATCATTTCTTTATTCCTGGTGGCATCTGTGGTGAGTGTAAAGTGAAAGTGACTGCAGCTAGACTTCCATATTTTGATGGAGACTATTTGTCTGGTGCtgttgaaaattttatttatcaGCTACAACAAGAGGAGGAGGGTGAAAGGGTCCTTAATGAAAATCCAACAAATAAATTAACTGCAAAGAGTGCTATAAAAGAATACGATCAAACCGATCTTTCTAGAAATGCATCTAAGGATGTTTTGCTAATGCATAAACTTCACGAAGCTATTAAcccaaagaaggaagatttcaTTATGGTCCATTTGCAACACTCATGCAGTCATTGTTGTACTCTCATAACTTCTGGAAATGTTTGGGGTTGCTGCAAGTGCAAAAATTTCAGCCTATGTGACAAATGTTACGAGGCAGAACAGAAACTCGAGAAGAGAGATAGGCATCCAGTTAACAACCAAAGGGAGATACATATCTTATATCCTGTTGAAGTTAGTGGTGTCCCTGAAGATACACAAGATAATGATGAGATTCTTGATAGTAAGTTTTTTGACACCCGTCTGACCTTTTTGGGACTTTGTGAAGGCAACCACTATCAGTTTGATACCTTGCGCCGTGCTAAATATTCTTCAATGATGCTCCTCTACCATCTTCACAATTCGAATGTTCCAGTTTTTATGCCTGTATGTCATGTATGTCGTCTTAATATCGAAACTGATGAAGGTTGGCATTGCGAAACTTGTCATGATTTTAATTTGTGCATTGTTTGTTATCAAAAGGATGGGAAAAATAATCATATTCACACCTTGACTCAAGATCCATCGATGGTGGATGTGGATATACAGAACGAAGAAGCTACGCAACAAAAA from Apium graveolens cultivar Ventura chromosome 5, ASM990537v1, whole genome shotgun sequence includes the following:
- the LOC141661602 gene encoding histone acetyltransferase HAC1-like — protein: MTNDGSSVLITTEKGIDDAKYVSGKVLAENKGAEKFKKSKADGVSLIELFSPDQVREHISSLKQWAGQSKPKTGEPQAMEQSMSESSCQLCGVEKINFEPVHIYCTPCGARIKRNAKYYTAEAVDSKQHICNSCYTQTPGDSIVVDGTPHSKTRLEKQKNDKFIEEGWVECDSCHKWQHQICALFNSRKNKGGQAYFSCPNCYIDQVERGEFTPLKHNAVLGAKDLPRTSLSDHLEERLFKKLKQERVNRARILGKTYDEVPGADVLVVRVVSSMDKKLEVKKRFFETFKEVNYPNEFAYKSKVVLLFQKIEGVEVCLFAMMVQEFGANCQQPNNRRVYLSYMDSVKYFQPEIKAVTGEDLRTFVYHEILIGYLEHCKKRGFTSCYIWACPPIKGDDYIFHCHPEMQKTLKSEKLREWYITMSEKAVKENIVVEVTNLYDHFFIPGGICGECKVKVTAARLPYFDGDYLSGAVENFIYQLQQEEEGERVLNENPTNKLTAKSAIKEYDQTDLSRNASKDVLLMHKLHEAINPKKEDFIMVHLQHSCSHCCTLITSGNVWGCCKCKNFSLCDKCYEAEQKLEKRDRHPVNNQREIHILYPVEVSGVPEDTQDNDEILDSKFFDTRLTFLGLCEGNHYQFDTLRRAKYSSMMLLYHLHNSNVPVFMPVCHVCRLNIETDEGWHCETCHDFNLCIVCYQKDGKNNHIHTLTQDPSMVDVDIQNEEATQQKVARLRKLLDVLAHALKCQNCPDHNCCKMKSLLQHGAQCKTRVTGCCVECKKIWYILKHHAEFCELSQCHIPHCRGFKEQIRRNKEQAELRGHAA